The sequence below is a genomic window from Culturomica massiliensis.
GCGTGACGTCTTTGGTCACGTTTCATTTTACGAATCTGTTTTTTCGTCAGTTCTTGAATTTGTGTTTGAGACTGTACTTGTTGTTGAGCAAGCAATTCCATTGCAGGGAATAAAAATAGTCCCATCAATAGAAGAATAATTACTTTTTTCATGGTAAGTAGTTTATTTGGTTTATTAATGTATTATTGTATATCCTCGGCCACTGTTCGGTAGGATATCTTCCCAACTATTGAGTAATTTAAGTCGTGAGGACCTGTTTAAAGGCTTCAATAACCTTTGTTTAAAGAGGCTACGAAAAGTATTAAATAGGTCAATGAACTTAATTTATGCACATATACGCAAAAAATGAGCCATGTGTTTGGGCGGATTATTTAAAAAAGTTTAAAATTAAAAAAGTGAATTATCCGGCGAATCGGCCGATTCGATTTTTTCTTTTACGACGAAAGATGTAAATTTGCGGAAAAGAGCGTTATGTTGGATGAAGCAGTAATTTGTGCTATTTCTACGGCTCCGGGTACCGGAGCTATTGCCGTTGTACGTCTGTCCGGAAAGGGGTGTTTTGCTTTGGCAGATGAGGTTTTTATTTCTCCCTCGGGGAAAAAGTTGGCGGATTGTTTGCCTAACACCGTACATTTCGGACAATTGCAGGAGGGGGAAGATGTCATCGATGAAGTACTGGTTGCGGTATTTCGCGCTCCGCATTCTTTTACGGGAGAAGACTCCGTAGAGATTTCCTGTCACGGTTCTGTTTATATTCAACAGCGTATATTGCAATTGTTAGTAAATAAAGGGGCACGCCTTGCGGCTCCCGGTGAATTTACCCAGCGGGCTTTCCTGAATGGGAAAATGGATCTTTCACAGGCGGAGGCGGTAGCCGACCTGATCGCTTCTTCTTCTTCGGCTGCGCATAAAATGGCTCTCCGGCAAATGAAAGGCGGTTTTTCGGCAGAATTGATAAAATTGCGGGCCGAATTACTGCATATCACTTCTTTATTGGAACTGGAACTGGATTTTTCGGAAGAGGATGTGGAATTTGCCGACCGTTCGGAATTACGCCGTATCGCCGGAAATATCGAAAAGCTATTGACTCGATTGTGCCGTTCGTTCTCTTTGGGTAATGTGATTAAAAACGGGGTCCCCGTGGCGATTGTCGGGAATACCAATGTGGGGAAAAGTACCTTGCTCAATACTTTGTTAAAAGAAGACAAGGCGATTGTATCGGATGTCGCCGGAACAACGCGGGATACTATCGAAGACACGATCAATTTGCAGGGAATAGCTTTCCGTTTTATCGATACGGCGGGTATACGCCATACGGATGATATTGTGGAGAATATCGGAATCGAGCGTACGTTTGCCAAAATAGGGGAGGCCAGTGTTGTTTTGTTATTGACGGATTTGAGCCGTGGGGCGGATTGTTTTGAAAGTTATTACAGTCAGGTAAAGGAAAAGATTTCTCCGGAAGCCGAATTACTGATTGTGTTGAATAAAACAGATAAAGCCCAGGATATATTGACCACTCTCGAAACGATCAAATTACTGACCTCCGGCGAGAAAATCATTGCCATTTCAGCTAAAACAGGCGCGAACCTGGAACAGCTTACCGACGAATTGGTGAATACCGTAAATACGCATGCACTCCACACGGGAGACGTGATTGTCAGCAATATTCGCCATTATGAAGCGCTTTCCCATGCGCGGGATGCCGTTATCCGGGCCATTGCCGGCCTCGATTCGGGTTTAAGCG
It includes:
- the mnmE gene encoding tRNA uridine-5-carboxymethylaminomethyl(34) synthesis GTPase MnmE; this translates as MLDEAVICAISTAPGTGAIAVVRLSGKGCFALADEVFISPSGKKLADCLPNTVHFGQLQEGEDVIDEVLVAVFRAPHSFTGEDSVEISCHGSVYIQQRILQLLVNKGARLAAPGEFTQRAFLNGKMDLSQAEAVADLIASSSSAAHKMALRQMKGGFSAELIKLRAELLHITSLLELELDFSEEDVEFADRSELRRIAGNIEKLLTRLCRSFSLGNVIKNGVPVAIVGNTNVGKSTLLNTLLKEDKAIVSDVAGTTRDTIEDTINLQGIAFRFIDTAGIRHTDDIVENIGIERTFAKIGEASVVLLLTDLSRGADCFESYYSQVKEKISPEAELLIVLNKTDKAQDILTTLETIKLLTSGEKIIAISAKTGANLEQLTDELVNTVNTHALHTGDVIVSNIRHYEALSHARDAVIRAIAGLDSGLSGEFISQDIRECLHYLGEITGEITTDEVLGNIFKHFCIGK